In Thermocladium sp. ECH_B, a single window of DNA contains:
- a CDS encoding peroxiredoxin, with amino-acid sequence MSQPLQLGKPAPDFCADTTQGQICLKDLRGKWVLFFSHPGDFTPICTTEFVEFAKRFPDFSKRGVFLIGLSIDTVFSHISWTRNIREKFGIDIPFPIIGDPEGKVARLFGMIPEGKRETVRAVLLIDPDGNIAWMAYYPYTNGRNIDEIIRVIDAIQTTYKYGVSTPANWRPGDPVVVPAPKTKEEVDARLKDSSVECKDWYICFKKLEIK; translated from the coding sequence ATGAGTCAACCACTACAGTTAGGTAAACCGGCGCCTGACTTCTGCGCCGATACTACGCAGGGACAAATATGCCTAAAGGATCTTAGAGGCAAGTGGGTTCTCTTCTTCAGTCACCCCGGCGACTTCACGCCGATATGCACCACGGAGTTCGTGGAATTCGCCAAGAGGTTCCCAGACTTCTCTAAGAGGGGGGTCTTCCTGATCGGGTTATCGATAGATACGGTGTTTAGCCACATATCCTGGACCCGCAATATACGGGAGAAGTTTGGGATAGATATACCGTTCCCAATAATAGGTGACCCAGAGGGAAAGGTGGCTAGGCTATTCGGCATGATTCCCGAGGGAAAAAGGGAAACGGTGAGGGCGGTTCTATTAATAGACCCGGACGGTAACATAGCTTGGATGGCGTATTACCCATACACTAATGGACGAAACATTGATGAGATAATTAGGGTGATCGATGCCATACAAACCACATATAAGTACGGAGTCTCCACGCCGGCTAATTGGAGGCCTGGTGATCCCGTCGTCGTTCCTGCTCCTAAAACTAAGGAGGAAGTTGATGCGAGGCTAAAGGATTCATCGGTGGAGTGCAAGGATTGGTACATTTGCTTCAAGAAGCTTGAGATAAAATAA
- a CDS encoding peptidase: MAKHKVLILTGDAGESLEVLYPYQRLLEEGYEVHIAAPSRKMIQTVVHDFVPGFDTYTEKPGYLVKADLAFKEVNPEDXVALVIPGGRAPEYIRNXPDVQRIVKXFFERNKPVAXLCHAPLILAAAGXLKGRKSSAYPALKPDVENAGGVFVDGAAVVDGLMVSARAWPDHPQWMREFMRILKSKYPPE, translated from the coding sequence ATGGCTAAGCATAAGGTATTGATCCTGACGGGCGATGCGGGGGAGAGCCTCGAGGTCCTCTACCCCTACCAAAGATTATTGGAGGAGGGATACGAGGTTCATATAGCGGCGCCCAGCAGAAAAATGATTCAAACCGTTGTGCACGATTTCGTGCCCGGCTTCGACACTTACACCGAGAAGCCTGGGTACCTAGTTAAGGCCGACTTAGCCTTCAAGGAAGTCAATCCNGAGGATTANGTTGCGCTCGTGATTCCGGGAGGCAGGGCGCCCGAGTATATACGAAATGANCCAGACGTTCAGAGGATAGTGAAGCANTTCTTCGAGCGNAATAAACCGGTTGCGCANTTATGCCATGCGCCATTGATACTGGCGGCCGCTGGGGANTTAAAGGGCAGAAAATCATCGGCATACCCAGCGCTTAAGCCCGACGTGGAGAACGCGGGCGGCGTCTTCGTTGATGGTGCGGCCGTTGTCGATGGTTTGATGGTGTCCGCACGGGCGTGGCCAGACCATCCCCAATGGATGAGGGAATTCATGAGAATACTAAAATCCAAGTATCCCCCTGAATAA
- a CDS encoding acyltransferase encodes MYISKRANIKTNLVGDAVIFGPSIVGEGSIIDGNVTIGYPIRSTLKRIGKMSDMDELSTGSIIGRNCILRSGTIIYEESTLGDNVETGHNVLIREKTEIGNGTRIGTATVIDGTVKIGSGVSIQSMVYIPIGSIIGNNVFIGPNVVITNDRYPPSKRLDGVIIEDNAAIGANSTLIAGIRIGAGSMVAAGSVVTKDVPPNVVVAGSPARVIYDRATYLEKQKKYEASSNQAH; translated from the coding sequence ATGTATATCTCCAAGAGGGCTAACATAAAGACTAACCTGGTGGGGGACGCCGTTATATTTGGCCCCAGCATCGTTGGTGAGGGATCGATAATTGACGGCAACGTGACGATAGGGTACCCAATTAGGTCCACGCTTAAGAGGATTGGAAAAATGAGCGACATGGATGAATTAAGCACCGGCAGCATCATAGGTAGGAACTGCATATTGAGGAGTGGAACAATAATATATGAGGAATCCACCCTCGGGGATAACGTGGAGACTGGACACAATGTACTGATTAGGGAGAAGACCGAGATAGGCAATGGGACCAGGATAGGAACGGCCACGGTAATAGATGGCACTGTTAAGATAGGAAGCGGAGTGAGCATTCAAAGCATGGTGTATATACCAATAGGATCAATCATAGGCAATAACGTCTTCATAGGACCCAATGTGGTTATAACAAATGATAGGTACCCCCCAAGCAAGAGGCTTGATGGAGTCATCATAGAGGATAATGCCGCGATTGGAGCCAACTCCACCCTAATAGCGGGGATACGCATTGGCGCTGGATCCATGGTTGCCGCCGGTTCTGTGGTCACCAAGGATGTCCCGCCCAATGTCGTGGTTGCCGGTTCACCTGCCCGGGTCATATATGACAGAGCCACGTACCTGGAGAAACAGAAGAAATACGAAGCAAGCAGTAATCAAGCACATTAA
- a CDS encoding enoyl-CoA hydratase: MSSKVLFMKKYDASWIILNRPEKLNAFDEESWMLLNKYIEDSQYDDSIAIVITGTGRAFSAGDDINSMLSLSTKKESINFFTNLMKAVEAMLNSEKPIIAAVNGLAYGGGCEILMAADIVIATIDSRFAIPEGRIGLIPPIAISIGYAALGRSIIDLALTGRELNADEALRIGLIDYVVPSQELTSKVINVLNELKKVDPTSIKTIKRYLNKNRNNDIKNAIKELALLALGESSKNRMQRFIEERANRKSGNKN; the protein is encoded by the coding sequence ATGAGCAGTAAAGTTCTCTTTATGAAAAAATATGATGCATCATGGATAATTTTAAATAGGCCGGAAAAATTAAATGCATTTGATGAGGAATCATGGATGCTCCTAAATAAGTACATAGAGGACTCCCAATACGATGACTCCATTGCAATAGTGATAACGGGCACTGGACGAGCCTTCTCCGCCGGAGATGACATAAACTCAATGCTATCCCTCTCAACCAAGAAGGAAAGCATTAATTTCTTCACGAACCTAATGAAGGCCGTCGAGGCAATGCTTAACTCCGAGAAGCCCATAATAGCGGCAGTAAATGGCTTAGCCTATGGCGGTGGATGCGAGATACTGATGGCTGCGGACATAGTTATCGCAACTATTGACTCAAGATTTGCTATACCGGAGGGGCGAATTGGCCTCATACCTCCAATAGCCATAAGCATAGGATACGCAGCCCTTGGACGATCAATAATAGACTTAGCACTCACGGGCAGGGAACTAAATGCTGATGAGGCGCTTCGAATCGGCTTAATTGATTATGTGGTTCCCAGCCAGGAATTAACGAGTAAGGTAATCAATGTACTGAATGAACTGAAGAAGGTTGATCCCACCTCAATAAAAACCATTAAGCGATACCTCAATAAGAACCGCAATAATGATATTAAGAACGCCATAAAGGAATTGGCCCTACTGGCCCTAGGAGAGTCATCAAAGAACCGTATGCAAAGATTCATCGAGGAACGAGCCAATAGAAAAAGCGGAAACAAAAACTAA